In a genomic window of Aggregatimonas sangjinii:
- a CDS encoding FAD-binding and (Fe-S)-binding domain-containing protein, with amino-acid sequence MNKISLKTLGDSLEGQLRSDSLTNTLYATDASVYRKIPSAVAFPKTDDDLKKIIRFAKENSIGLIPRTAGTSLAGQCVGDGIVVDVSKHFTKIIGLDTDRKQVTVQPGVIRDELNQYLEPHGLFFGPNTSTSNRCMIGGMVGNNSSGTTSIQYGVTRDKVISMKTILSNGEEVTFKALTQEEFMAKMVGDSVEASLYQNMYKELSNSSIKSEIETEFPKPTIHRRNTGYAVDELLKNNIFGSAPDNINLCQLLSGSEGTLAFTTEITLQLDDVPPPFSAMVVTHYKSLEDCLSDVAPVMQHPLHLCEMMDRVILDCTKNNKQQLANRFFVVGDPAALLMLEVKAHSQEELNQQLTALETTIGKSGLSYANPILKGENINKAIELRKAGLGLLGNMVGDRKAVACIEDTAVALEDLKDFIGEFTKIMKGYDQEAVYYAHAGAGELHLRPILNLKQSADVAMFRGITTDVAKLTKKYNGSFSGEHGDGIVRAEFIPLMIGQKNYKLLKRIKTYFDPSNIFNPGKIVDAYPMDESLRYVIDREEPQIKTLLDFSDSEGILKAAEKCNGSGDCRKTHHMKGAMCPSYHATKNEKDTTRGRANALREFLTVTDKKNRFDQSELKEVFDLCLSCKACASECPSNVDVATLKAEFLYQYQEANGYSLRSKLFAHNTRLNRLGSTVAGLTNAVYESKTLGGWLKNSAGVAAERSFPKIYSFNFDKYLSSVEKEHNKEKNKVVLYIDEFTKYLDIDLGRDAIDVLTRLGYAVQLYYAESGRTYLSKGFLKQAQKLAKKNIPELKVFAEAKIPVVGLEPSAILTFRDEYKRLTDDAEAARLIGANAFLIEEFLAKEIQLGHISPSQFTREHRQIKIHGHCHQKALSNQKVTFDMLNLPENYTVSIISSGCCGMAGSFGYEKEHYDISMQIGELKLFPSIRKLPQQVIIAANGTSCRHQIYDGTQRKAKHPVTILKEALV; translated from the coding sequence TTGAATAAAATTTCACTTAAAACCCTTGGGGATTCATTAGAGGGGCAATTGCGCTCCGATTCGTTAACCAATACACTGTATGCCACCGATGCTTCCGTTTATCGTAAAATTCCTTCGGCCGTCGCTTTTCCGAAGACTGATGATGACCTCAAAAAAATCATTCGTTTCGCTAAGGAGAATTCAATCGGACTCATACCGAGAACGGCGGGCACCTCTTTGGCTGGGCAATGTGTTGGGGATGGTATTGTAGTCGATGTTTCCAAACATTTTACTAAAATCATCGGATTAGATACAGACAGGAAGCAGGTAACCGTTCAGCCGGGCGTCATTCGGGATGAGCTGAACCAGTATCTAGAACCTCATGGACTCTTTTTTGGACCCAATACATCAACTTCCAACCGTTGTATGATCGGTGGTATGGTCGGGAACAACTCGTCCGGCACCACTTCCATTCAATACGGTGTCACCAGGGACAAGGTAATCTCAATGAAAACGATACTTTCCAATGGCGAGGAGGTTACTTTCAAGGCCCTGACGCAGGAAGAATTTATGGCAAAGATGGTCGGGGACTCTGTGGAGGCATCCCTCTATCAAAATATGTACAAAGAACTTTCCAATAGCAGTATTAAATCGGAAATCGAGACGGAATTCCCCAAACCAACGATTCATCGCAGAAATACGGGGTATGCAGTTGATGAATTATTGAAGAACAATATTTTCGGGAGTGCTCCCGACAACATCAATTTGTGCCAATTACTCAGTGGGAGCGAAGGAACCTTGGCCTTTACGACGGAAATAACGTTGCAATTGGACGATGTACCGCCTCCGTTTTCCGCAATGGTGGTCACGCATTATAAAAGTCTGGAGGACTGTCTTTCGGATGTTGCACCGGTCATGCAGCACCCGTTGCATCTATGCGAGATGATGGACCGGGTGATACTCGATTGTACGAAAAACAACAAACAACAACTTGCCAATCGGTTTTTTGTGGTAGGTGACCCAGCTGCCTTGTTGATGTTGGAAGTAAAAGCGCATAGCCAAGAGGAATTGAACCAACAACTGACCGCCTTGGAAACGACGATTGGGAAATCTGGCCTTAGTTACGCCAACCCCATCTTAAAAGGAGAAAACATCAATAAGGCCATAGAGCTACGGAAAGCAGGTTTAGGACTTTTGGGCAATATGGTCGGTGACCGGAAGGCTGTGGCCTGTATCGAAGATACCGCCGTGGCTTTGGAGGATTTAAAGGATTTTATCGGCGAATTTACCAAGATCATGAAAGGGTACGATCAAGAAGCCGTATACTACGCCCATGCCGGAGCGGGAGAATTGCATCTTAGACCTATTCTGAATCTAAAACAATCCGCAGACGTGGCCATGTTCAGGGGAATAACCACCGATGTGGCCAAATTGACCAAAAAATACAATGGTTCCTTTAGTGGGGAACACGGCGATGGTATTGTTCGGGCGGAATTCATTCCGCTAATGATCGGACAGAAAAACTACAAACTGCTTAAACGTATCAAGACCTACTTTGATCCAAGCAACATTTTCAATCCTGGAAAAATCGTTGATGCGTATCCCATGGATGAATCGTTACGGTATGTAATCGATCGGGAAGAACCGCAAATAAAGACCCTGCTTGATTTTTCGGATAGCGAAGGTATTCTCAAAGCGGCCGAAAAGTGTAATGGGAGTGGTGACTGTAGAAAGACACACCATATGAAAGGGGCCATGTGCCCTAGTTACCATGCTACGAAGAACGAAAAGGATACGACCCGCGGTAGGGCCAATGCCCTCCGGGAATTTTTGACGGTAACCGATAAGAAGAACCGATTTGATCAAAGCGAATTGAAGGAGGTTTTCGACCTTTGCCTTAGCTGCAAGGCATGTGCGAGTGAATGTCCGAGTAATGTGGATGTGGCCACATTAAAGGCCGAATTTCTCTACCAATACCAGGAAGCTAACGGTTATAGTCTTCGAAGTAAACTATTCGCCCATAACACGAGATTAAACCGTTTAGGAAGTACCGTGGCGGGACTCACCAACGCCGTTTATGAATCAAAGACATTGGGTGGTTGGTTGAAGAATTCCGCTGGGGTAGCGGCAGAAAGAAGCTTTCCCAAAATTTATAGCTTTAATTTTGATAAGTACTTGTCAAGCGTTGAAAAAGAGCATAATAAAGAGAAAAATAAAGTTGTATTATATATTGATGAATTTACGAAATACCTCGATATCGATTTGGGCAGGGATGCCATTGACGTATTGACGAGGTTAGGATATGCTGTGCAGCTGTATTATGCGGAAAGTGGAAGAACCTATTTGTCGAAAGGTTTTTTAAAGCAGGCTCAAAAACTTGCTAAGAAAAATATCCCGGAACTTAAAGTGTTCGCAGAGGCCAAAATTCCGGTCGTTGGCCTAGAGCCATCCGCAATACTGACCTTTCGGGATGAGTACAAGCGTTTGACCGATGATGCCGAAGCCGCCCGCTTGATCGGCGCCAATGCTTTCTTGATCGAGGAATTTTTGGCAAAGGAAATACAATTAGGGCACATAAGCCCTTCGCAGTTTACGAGAGAGCATCGCCAAATAAAAATCCATGGCCATTGCCATCAAAAGGCGCTGAGCAATCAAAAAGTGACTTTCGACATGCTGAATTTGCCCGAAAACTACACCGTTTCCATCATCAGTTCCGGGTGCTGCGGTATGGCCGGTTCGTTCGGCTATGAAAAGGAACATTATGATATTAGTATGCAAATAGGGGAGTTGAAGCTATTCCCATCCATTAGAAAATTGCCACAGCAGGTGATTATCGCCGCAAACGGTACGAGCTGTAGGCATCAGATTTACGATGGTACGCAGCGGAAGGCCAAACATCCCGTGACCATTTTGAAAGAGGCACTTGTATAA
- a CDS encoding rhomboid family intramembrane serine protease, with product MENMNIATIAIIAVNVLVSLKGFNDQGFFERYKFGIKEIQSGQKDRMLTSGFLHVDMTHLLFNMLTLYFFADVVISAFGPLKFVGIYFISLVAGSLLGFFFHKDEPYYSAVGASGAVTGILYAAILLQPQMGLYLFFIPIPIPAYVFGIGYLLYSIYGMKSRSDNIGHTAHFGGAIGGFATTLLFAPGLLVENSLMVGLLSIPIIILFVMEKTGKFR from the coding sequence ATGGAGAACATGAATATTGCCACAATAGCCATTATCGCGGTGAACGTGCTGGTCTCATTAAAGGGTTTTAATGACCAAGGTTTCTTTGAACGTTACAAATTCGGCATTAAAGAAATACAGTCGGGCCAAAAAGACAGAATGCTCACCTCGGGCTTTTTACATGTAGATATGACACACCTGCTATTTAATATGTTGACGTTATATTTTTTTGCGGATGTGGTGATTTCAGCCTTCGGCCCATTGAAATTCGTAGGCATCTATTTCATCAGCTTGGTAGCAGGAAGTTTGTTGGGCTTTTTCTTTCACAAAGACGAACCCTATTACAGCGCTGTAGGTGCGAGTGGTGCAGTTACCGGTATTTTATATGCCGCAATCCTCTTACAGCCGCAAATGGGGTTATACCTATTCTTTATTCCTATTCCTATCCCCGCCTACGTATTCGGGATTGGTTATTTGCTCTATTCCATCTACGGAATGAAAAGCCGTTCGGATAATATCGGGCATACGGCACATTTCGGCGGCGCTATCGGGGGTTTTGCAACCACATTACTTTTCGCACCAGGCCTTTTGGTCGAGAATAGCCTGATGGTCGGACTTCTATCCATTCCTATAATTATTCTCTTCGTAATGGAAAAAACGGGTAAATTTCGGTAA
- a CDS encoding TlpA disulfide reductase family protein has protein sequence MKKVILGLITTFALISCNQKPEGYEINGTLTGDVEEGTAVYLKAIGDDNQPTPIDTATVTNGTFQFVGTAGLPEMHYIFIDKTPGYTAVILENGEIDFTAQKDSLGFAKISGTPQNDIFADYLKQSKGISERANSIQADMQKASASKDQATITALQEEMGELQEEYKNFELDYIKNNPNGLISALLVDRALASRQLTAEEVRALYDGLSAEIKETKAAKGVLERLVEFEKKAATAKSTEVGAVAPEFSAPDPDGNQIALSDVKGKLTLIDFWAAWCKPCRAENPNVVNVYNKYHDKGLNIIGVSLDRKADDWKKAITADNLSWNQVSNVAYFNDPVAKLYNVDAIPAAFLLDENGVIVAKNLRGPALEAKVAELLN, from the coding sequence ATGAAAAAAGTTATTTTAGGTCTTATCACGACTTTTGCCCTAATCTCCTGTAATCAGAAACCAGAAGGCTATGAAATTAACGGTACATTGACCGGTGATGTTGAAGAAGGCACAGCCGTCTATTTGAAAGCAATCGGAGACGATAATCAACCTACCCCCATCGATACTGCAACCGTTACAAACGGTACATTTCAATTTGTCGGTACGGCCGGCTTACCCGAAATGCATTATATTTTTATTGACAAAACACCAGGCTATACCGCTGTCATCCTAGAAAATGGTGAAATCGATTTTACGGCGCAAAAAGACAGTTTGGGTTTTGCCAAAATTTCGGGAACTCCGCAAAACGATATTTTCGCCGACTATTTGAAACAATCCAAGGGCATTTCAGAACGGGCGAACTCGATACAAGCCGACATGCAAAAAGCGAGCGCCTCCAAGGACCAAGCTACGATTACCGCGTTACAGGAGGAGATGGGCGAATTACAGGAAGAATACAAGAATTTTGAACTGGATTACATTAAAAACAATCCGAACGGACTCATTTCGGCATTGTTGGTAGACCGAGCGCTGGCATCCAGGCAGCTCACTGCTGAGGAGGTTCGTGCCTTATATGACGGTCTATCAGCTGAGATAAAAGAAACCAAAGCTGCAAAGGGGGTTTTGGAACGTTTGGTTGAATTCGAAAAAAAAGCGGCTACCGCTAAAAGTACCGAAGTCGGTGCCGTGGCTCCGGAGTTTTCCGCTCCAGATCCAGATGGCAACCAGATCGCCTTGTCGGATGTAAAAGGAAAACTGACCCTTATCGATTTTTGGGCCGCTTGGTGCAAACCTTGCCGAGCGGAAAACCCGAATGTGGTCAATGTATACAACAAGTACCACGACAAAGGACTCAATATCATTGGAGTGTCTTTGGATAGAAAGGCCGATGATTGGAAAAAGGCTATTACTGCTGATAATTTGAGTTGGAACCAAGTATCGAACGTGGCCTATTTTAACGACCCTGTCGCTAAATTATACAATGTCGATGCGATACCAGCTGCCTTCTTACTCGATGAGAATGGCGTTATCGTGGCTAAAAATTTAAGAGGTCCTGCACTTGAAGCCAAGGTGGCAGAGTTGCTGAATTAA